Within Anopheles nili chromosome 3, idAnoNiliSN_F5_01, whole genome shotgun sequence, the genomic segment GCACTTCCTCGTAATCCCGCGGAAGACTATTCCTCAACTTTCAAAAGCGTCGGAAGACGATACGGCGCTTTTGGGGCATCTCATGATGGTCGGTAAGAAAGTGGCAGCCGAACAAGGACTAGAAGAAGGTTTTCGTGTCGTTATCAATGATGGTAAAAACGGCGCCCAGTCGGTATACCATCTTCACCTGCATTTCCTAGGAGGGCGTCAAATGCAATGGCCTCCTGGCTAATCAGTCGGATTACGTGGGTTTTACGGTCTTATCGGATGAGAAAATAAAGCAGCGCCTAGCGCTAGTGACGCAAATTTGTATGAAATTGTTGTATTAAGATAAACTTTCACTCATGGGATTAGCATTGAGATAATTGAACGAACCAACGCCTTGCGACGAGATCGGCTGTGCAGGAAAActtccgaacgggttcgttgCCGTAGACGTATAGTTCGAGGTATACTTGCGCCCGGAGTCTCGGTTATAATACTTTCGCTCGATCACTTTGTCGAAGAACCGCGCCAACTTCACGGAATCTGTCGTTCCTGCAGCAAGCGATCGTGCTTCGTGGCAATTAAGACAAATCTCATCAGCCCCGCATTGTTCGGCTATGCTTCCGGCCGAGGTGCGATTCAGTATCTTCTGCTTGTGGCCGTCATCCAACATATCGAGCTTTGTTCCAATCACCAGAATGGGAATCTGACAAATTTTGAACTAATCAATCATTTAAGTTTTTCTGAACGACGATTCGAGCATAAAACAATGCTTGAGTAAGCCGCCAATACCTGTGTCGAGCCGAGAAACTGCTCTGGATCGATTTCCAATGTATCGGTACCCTTGAGTACGTCCTTCCCGTCTTTGTTGAGGATCTCTGTTAGCCATCGCTGCAGATTTTCTTGGCTCTTGCGGTTGGTTAGATCGTGCACAAGGATGATGCCGTGCGTGGGGTTGTAAAACACGCCGCGGGTATTTTTATGGCTTATGGAGCCTCCTACATCCCACAGTTCGACGAAGAAAGTGTTTTGTGAGGGCGTTCCTTCCTTGTACTCATGCAGCCTAACCTCCACCGAGCAGCCTACCGTCCAGCCAGGAGACGTGAGCGGTTCATTGTTGGCAATCAGGTGTGTAAGCGACGTTTTACCCACTCCTGCAAGGCCCAAAACGAAATGCTATGAATTCAGAAATGCAACCTAGGTGTATTAGGTAGGCAGACAAATAAAGGAAGGActcatagaaaaaaaaaggataattgcAAGGATGCTCGCAGAGCAGTGAATCgcattttcatatcaaaattCTCGCCAATTTTCATGTgtcaaaaaaccaaaacaaacaacagtgCAAGCAGCAGGCCAAAAAACTACCGGCAAACGCGTTACACGTGCTGGCAGCACTGCCTAATGCCAATTTCCAACATGGCGCACCGCCACTTCGCACTgttccagttcggctagcggAAAAGCGTTAAATCCGACGCAGTTATCCAACACAGAAAGCCCCCAAATACAGAACAATCGACGCGCAATGTAACTCGTTACCGGAATCGCCCACAACTAGAACGCGAACTTTGTCTATAGCCGCCATACAGTGAAGTGAAAATTCGTGCAAGCACCGAGCCTGGCCTTCGtgaaaacgaacaacaaactgAGTGAGAAGCACAATCCAGCACAATAGAGCGGAGCAGTGGTCACATCACGCTTTGCGCATAATCACGTCGCCCTGAGACGCTCGAAATCAGCTGTCATACGCTCTAGTGAGAAGGTTCGCTCCTCGTGAGATGAGCAGTTGATGTCAGTGAGAGAAACGCTTCAATTGcagtttgtttatgtttgaaAATCTAGCAGCCAGGGACTCAAAAATGTGTCGGAGGATCCACCAATTTGCGCAAGTTGAACATGAAACGGTTTGCGCTATAAATGCATAACAATTTTCTTACTTTTACGCCAACGAAAGACACTGCACTGACATAATGGGAGACCAACGATACGTCACCGAGATTCCCAGCAGTCTCAAACAGCTGGCGCGATTTGTAGTACGCGGCTTCTACACAATCGAAGATGCTCTCGTGGTGGATATGCTGGTCCGAAATCCCTGCATGAAAGAGGACGATATTTGCGAGCTATTGAAATTTGAACGAAAAATGCTTCGTGCCCGAATAGCAATCCTGCGAAATGATAAATTCCTACAGGTTCgattgaaaatggaaaccgGACCGGACGGAAAAGCGCAGAAGGTAAACTACTACTTCATCAACTACAAAACGTTCGTCAACGTGGTGAAGTACAAACTGGATCATATgcgcaaacgaatggaaacAGAGGAGCGCGATGCCACTAGCAGAGCGAGTTTCAAGTGTCCTTCCTGCAACAAAACATTTACTGATCTCGAAGCTGATCAGCTGTACGATTTCAATACAGACGAATTCCGTTGCACGTACTGTGGTAGTGCCGTGGAGGAAGACAGTTCCGCGCTACCGAAAAAGGACTCAAGACTGTTACTAGCAAAGTTTAACGAACAGCTGCAACCGCTGTACGATCTGTTACGGCAGGTCGAGGGTATTAAACTGGCACCAGAGATTTTGGAACCAGAGCCAGTAGATATAGATACAATTCGGGGGTACGTTAAGAATGCATTGGAATCCTATAATGGAGCTCATCCTTTTAATGTCTTATTCCATTCATTGCAGAATCGCAAAACCTACTACCAAAGCACCAACGGAGCAATGGTCAGGCGAAGCCACCCGGTCCAGTGGGTTCGCCGTCGAGGAAACGCGGGTTGATATTACGATCGGTGATAATGATACGCTGGACACTGGTACACAGCGTAAAGACCGGCCAGTCTGGATGACAGAGTCGACCGTTATTTCGAAcgaaatggatgaaaattcGGTCGATGCCATCTTGGAGAAAGCTGCCTATACGTCTACACAGCCACCGTCCGTTTTGGGCAGCGGTGGCAGCCTTGGGGGCCATAACGCCACCACGAACGTCATGTCGTCCACTCGCGGTCGCAAGGATGCTGACGACATCATGTCTGTGCTGCTTCAGCACGAAAAACAGAGCGCCAGCAATGCCGCAAACGATGCCGTTCGAGGTCTTGGTAGAAATAACGATGGCAATTCTAGTGATACTAGCGATGACGATAGAGATATCGAAAACGCAGAAATACCAAGTGTAGAAATTATGGATTCGGCGTCCGATGACGATATGCCATCGGTGACCGTGGCTGGAAAGCCATACCCATTGGATGAAATCAATGACACGTTGATAGCGGACATGACCCCGCAGGAAAAGGAGACCTACATACAAGTGTATCAGGACCATTTCAGTCATATTTACGATTAATGCTAGAGCTAGTGTagtaataaaaaatgaatttcaacACATACACCTTTTCTCTGAAGTAACATAAACTTTAAACTGAGcacaaacattttaaaatggcCAAACGTGAACTGTTCAAATTCCCGCCACGGATGTATTGCAGTGCTGCCAGCATTGCTTTACAATGTCAATCGCTGGCTGTAACTGACAGCATattgtttattattatgtttctgaacgaaaccaaaacaatctaAACTAAAACACTGAATAGTTTTTCTCGGTTATAAAGCGCTAATATTTGTCCTGTTGGAGCCATGTCTCTTGTGGCTTACGAATATAGTAGCGATGAGGGATCGGACGGTGATGAGTCAGGCGAACCAAATCAGGATCCGGTAGCAACAACGCAAAAGCGGACGCATCCTGAAGAATCAATGGAAGTAGATATCGAAAACACCCCCGTGAAACATTTGCACCTTCCAGCTCCCAAGAAGACAAACGATCTTAACGTAGAGGAAGATGACGACGAATTCctacacaaaaaagcaatacCTGATAACATTGCACTAGAGAAACCACCAGCAGCGACTAATTTAACAATAAAACCTAAGATTCGAAACGGTAAGGTGCAGATTACCATTCCGTCCATGAAAGAGTTCAACGACATCGACGATActaaggaaacaaaaaagatagaaaagCAGATGATTGGAGCAGCATTAcctaaaaaaagcacaagtcTGTTGAGTTTACTACCGAAACCTAGAACGTCCATGTTTGATGCGCCAAAGCCCTCATCGTCAGGAGGCTCCGCAGAAAGCTCGATCAGTGCCAGCAAACCCATCAGCAAGCGACTGGTACCTGATTCTGTGGCCAACCGGCCACGAAACGTTCCCATGAGCAtacaaaaaactaaaactaCCCCAGGGAAGCCACTCAAATCAACCACATCAACGGCTACCCCGGCTAACAACAGCGAGGACGAAGATAGTGACGAGGAAATggatgatttcttttctttcaacaaaaaagaggatTTGCCGACTGTTAGCAATAACGAAATTTGCGCGATGGTCGCAAAGAAAGCAGCCAAAATTGCTGAAAATGTTCGAAAGTACTCTGCGCCGGAAGAAGATGTTCAAGCAACAAACTCTATGTCCAACGAAACTACATTCAGTGATCAGAGGAATAACGTGCCCGATGCATCGGAAGACTTGGCGAGCGAAACTGCCCTTTCCGCGTTAATAGGAGGCAACCGGGCGAAGCGAGCGCGTATCGAGCAGGTCGATCTGATTGAAATTACGTCTGCGGATATTGTCCCCTCAAAGGAAGACTTCCTTCGGCGCCAGCTACAGGACGAGACGGGTTATGTACCGACGGGACACCTGGTTGGAGACTGGACCTGTACCAGCAAACGGAAATCCCACATCACACAGCTCGCGAGCAAGGCTCAGGCTAACGCCCAGGAGCTTGAAGCGATGTGGGCCGCCAACAGACAATCCCGACGACAGACTCAAAGCAAATATGGTTTTTGAGATATCAGCTTTAGTAGCTTTTGTCGTTCTAATTTCGCCAGCTCTAAGATGATACATAATGTCATAAATAAATGTCGTTTTCCCAACAACCATCGTTATACTTTCTTTCATAAgatttttatttaacaaaTTCTAAATTTACTTCACCAATCTGTCCTATTTATTCCATCTTACGCTGTCCATTCATCGTTTATACAGCATGGAAAATGAcatcttttttccttttacttAACGATAATTAAAGGTTTTGTGATCCTGAAAGCTTGCCCGTCCTACTCAACGACGAAAACAGCTTATGACGGGCTGCAATTTAGAAGCGGATTATCAACGTTATCGGAGTCAAGCTCATCGCCGTCGAACAGGTCAATGACGATGTTTCTGTTGCCTTCGGCAGGCGGACCGGCACGATTTGCGCGTACTATATTAGCGCGACGCCGAATCGCGTGGGCCGAGAAAAACCGCGAAATTGGAGCACGCAGATCCATGATATTACCCCGAAGCGACTGCCGATGATTGATATTGCGCCGCACGTGGCGC encodes:
- the LOC128727672 gene encoding adenosine 5'-monophosphoramidase HINT1 yields the protein MSDEVAKAQAADAAANDTIFGKILRNEIPAKFIYEDDKCVAFNDVAPQAPVHFLVIPRKTIPQLSKASEDDTALLGHLMMVGKKVAAEQGLEEGFRVVINDGKNGAQSVYHLHLHFLGGRQMQWPPG
- the LOC128727673 gene encoding rab-like protein 3 isoform X2 codes for the protein MAAIDKVRVLVVGDSGVGKTSLTHLIANNEPLTSPGWTVGCSVEVRLHEYKEGTPSQNTFFVELWDVGGSISHKNTRGVFYNPTHGIILVHDLTNRKSQENLQRWLTEILNKDGKDVLKGTDTLEIDPEQFLGSTQIPILVIGTKLDMLDDGHKQKILNRTSAGSIAEQCGADEICLNCHEARSLAAGTTDSVKLARFFDKVIERKYYNRDSGRKYTSNYTSTATNPFGSFPAQPISSQGVGSFNYLNANPMSESLS
- the LOC128727673 gene encoding rab-like protein 3 isoform X1; translated protein: MAAIDKVRVLVVGDSGVGKTSLTHLIANNEPLTSPGWTVGCSVEVRLHEYKEGTPSQNTFFVELWDVGGSISHKNTRGVFYNPTHGIILVHDLTNRKSQENLQRWLTEILNKDGKDVLKGTDTLEIDPEQFLGSTQFKICQIPILVIGTKLDMLDDGHKQKILNRTSAGSIAEQCGADEICLNCHEARSLAAGTTDSVKLARFFDKVIERKYYNRDSGRKYTSNYTSTATNPFGSFPAQPISSQGVGSFNYLNANPMSESLS
- the LOC128726175 gene encoding general transcription factor IIE subunit 1: MGDQRYVTEIPSSLKQLARFVVRGFYTIEDALVVDMLVRNPCMKEDDICELLKFERKMLRARIAILRNDKFLQVRLKMETGPDGKAQKVNYYFINYKTFVNVVKYKLDHMRKRMETEERDATSRASFKCPSCNKTFTDLEADQLYDFNTDEFRCTYCGSAVEEDSSALPKKDSRLLLAKFNEQLQPLYDLLRQVEGIKLAPEILEPEPVDIDTIRGIAKPTTKAPTEQWSGEATRSSGFAVEETRVDITIGDNDTLDTGTQRKDRPVWMTESTVISNEMDENSVDAILEKAAYTSTQPPSVLGSGGSLGGHNATTNVMSSTRGRKDADDIMSVLLQHEKQSASNAANDAVRGLGRNNDGNSSDTSDDDRDIENAEIPSVEIMDSASDDDMPSVTVAGKPYPLDEINDTLIADMTPQEKETYIQVYQDHFSHIYD